The following are encoded together in the Planococcus antarcticus DSM 14505 genome:
- the mreC gene encoding rod shape-determining protein MreC → MPQLLTNKRLILLLLGVILLVALISFSLRDRDNVSLPEQIIKDAVGAGQSVFSRPAHFVTGIFDNVDSLLNTFEENQHLKTRLEEFAGVQAEVKDLRSENEELKTIVGKEEDLRDYNPIQATVIARNPDQWEEKIILNRGTNQGVAANMAVMTASGLIGKVTLTTPTTSTVELISTLNPNYRVSAMVVGGDKDVFGLIEGYDAERRELLLKRIDADIELKEGDQVVSSGLGGIFPKGILIGSITEITIDEFGLTKLAYIKPAADFSLLDHVIIADRVMPEVDGEDNGMTGDDES, encoded by the coding sequence ATGCCACAGCTTTTAACAAACAAGCGGCTGATTTTGCTGCTGTTGGGTGTCATCCTGCTCGTTGCACTGATTTCTTTTTCGCTCCGCGATCGCGACAATGTATCGCTTCCGGAACAAATCATAAAAGATGCTGTCGGAGCCGGGCAGTCGGTATTTTCACGTCCTGCTCATTTTGTCACTGGAATTTTCGATAATGTCGATTCATTGCTGAATACATTTGAAGAAAACCAACATCTGAAAACGCGCTTAGAAGAATTTGCAGGCGTGCAGGCTGAAGTCAAGGACTTGCGTTCTGAAAATGAGGAATTAAAAACAATCGTCGGAAAAGAAGAAGACCTGCGCGATTACAACCCGATCCAAGCGACCGTTATCGCACGGAATCCGGATCAATGGGAAGAAAAAATTATTTTGAACCGCGGTACCAACCAGGGTGTGGCAGCAAATATGGCCGTCATGACCGCCAGCGGCCTAATTGGCAAAGTAACACTGACAACGCCGACCACTTCAACTGTCGAATTGATTTCCACGCTGAACCCGAATTACCGCGTCTCAGCGATGGTCGTTGGCGGAGATAAAGACGTTTTTGGTCTAATCGAAGGCTATGATGCGGAGCGTCGCGAGCTTTTGCTCAAGCGGATTGACGCCGATATCGAGCTGAAGGAAGGCGACCAGGTCGTGTCAAGTGGACTCGGCGGCATTTTTCCAAAAGGCATTTTGATCGGCTCTATTACGGAAATCACCATTGATGAGTTTGGGTTAACCAAACTTGCCTATATCAAGCCAGCAGCCGACTTTTCCTTACTGGATCATGTCATCATCGCTGACCGTGTAATGCCAGAAGTGGACGGTGAAGACAATGGCATGACAGGAGACGATGAATCATGA
- the mreD gene encoding rod shape-determining protein MreD: MIRFLIPLICLVLFFMEPVFGLFSPLNIGGELNYIVPRFLIMFLIFLTLYYDVKHAMFYGLFFGLLYDVFYIDIIGLYSFLYPAICLAAAFVFKRIPRNLLTATLLTLALLVIFEFLLYQFFLLISLTGMPLGTFLLTRLWPTMVANSIFLVMLGWVFKSVMVTQLSERDNKIGLY; the protein is encoded by the coding sequence ATGATCCGTTTCCTCATTCCGTTGATCTGCCTCGTCCTGTTTTTCATGGAACCGGTTTTCGGTCTTTTTTCACCGCTGAATATCGGTGGAGAATTGAATTACATCGTGCCGCGTTTCCTTATTATGTTCCTGATTTTTCTAACGCTTTACTATGATGTGAAACACGCCATGTTCTATGGATTATTTTTCGGACTCTTGTATGATGTCTTTTACATTGATATTATTGGATTATATTCTTTTTTGTACCCAGCCATTTGTCTGGCTGCAGCGTTTGTATTCAAACGGATTCCTCGGAATTTGTTGACAGCGACGCTGTTGACGCTCGCTTTATTGGTAATTTTTGAATTTCTGCTTTACCAGTTTTTCCTGCTGATTTCATTGACGGGAATGCCGCTTGGCACATTTTTATTGACCCGGCTTTGGCCGACGATGGTCGCCAATTCAATTTTTTTGGTGATGCTCGGATGGGTGTTCAAGTCGGTGATGGTTACGCAGCTGTCGGAACGTGACAATAAAATAGGGTTATATTAA
- the minC gene encoding septum site-determining protein MinC, with protein sequence MKAQVTHFLKNLVTIKGKNKGLVLYLDDQCAYTDLLAELKEKVSDPALDSDTEVTVHLNKRYCTDSQIQELSEVVTTNPHLNVIATTSDILTVEESDQMIRERQSETYVGIVRSGQVIKAEGDLVVIGDVNPNGRVEAGGSVYVLGRLKGAAHAGTKGNRDAVIAASWLEATQLKIDDELETMTDELSSLSEQPEMECAYLHTNGTIIIDRLQELRFIRPQISTFKGGS encoded by the coding sequence ATGAAAGCGCAGGTGACACATTTTTTGAAGAATCTCGTTACGATTAAAGGGAAAAATAAAGGACTTGTGCTGTATCTCGATGACCAATGTGCTTACACGGATCTATTGGCCGAGTTGAAAGAAAAGGTGTCGGATCCTGCGCTTGACAGTGATACCGAAGTGACGGTACATCTGAATAAACGCTATTGCACCGACAGCCAGATTCAAGAACTGAGCGAAGTGGTCACAACCAATCCTCATTTGAATGTCATAGCGACCACCAGCGACATCCTGACAGTTGAAGAAAGCGATCAGATGATCCGCGAACGCCAGTCGGAAACTTACGTCGGCATTGTAAGGTCCGGACAGGTCATCAAAGCTGAAGGCGACCTGGTCGTCATCGGTGATGTCAACCCCAACGGTCGCGTAGAAGCAGGCGGCAGCGTTTACGTGCTGGGCCGGCTAAAAGGCGCGGCGCATGCCGGAACAAAAGGCAATCGCGACGCAGTCATCGCGGCATCGTGGCTAGAAGCGACGCAATTGAAGATCGACGACGAATTGGAAACGATGACGGACGAATTGTCCAGTTTATCAGAGCAACCGGAAATGGAATGTGCTTATTTACATACAAACGGCACGATTATCATCGACCGTTTGCAGGAATTGCGGTTTATCCGTCCGCAAATTTCAACGTTTAAAGGAGGAAGCTAG
- the minD gene encoding septum site-determining protein MinD, giving the protein MGEAIVITSGKGGVGKTTTTANLGTALALQGKKVCLIDTDIGLRNLDVILGLENRIIYDLIDVLEGRCKVHQALVKDKRFEDMLYLLPAAQTADKNDVNPEQMKELVTELKKDYDFVIIDCPAGIEQGYKNAVAGADHAIVVTTPEISAVRDADRIIGLLELEENIDAPRLIINRIRPHLMKAGEALDINEITTHLSIDLLGIIADDERVISSSNKGEPIVMDPSNPAALGYRNIARRLLGESVPLMSMEKAPPSLFTKIKAVFTK; this is encoded by the coding sequence GTGGGAGAAGCTATCGTAATTACATCAGGCAAGGGAGGCGTCGGTAAAACGACGACAACCGCCAACCTCGGCACTGCATTGGCTCTTCAAGGGAAAAAAGTATGCTTGATCGACACCGACATCGGATTGCGTAACCTCGACGTCATCTTGGGTCTGGAAAATCGCATCATCTATGATTTGATTGACGTGCTAGAAGGCCGCTGTAAAGTTCACCAGGCACTTGTTAAAGACAAGCGTTTTGAAGACATGCTGTATTTGTTGCCGGCTGCACAAACGGCCGACAAAAACGATGTCAATCCGGAACAGATGAAGGAATTGGTGACGGAACTGAAGAAAGACTATGATTTCGTCATCATCGATTGCCCGGCCGGAATCGAGCAGGGTTATAAAAATGCTGTAGCTGGCGCTGATCATGCGATTGTCGTAACGACGCCGGAAATTTCGGCTGTCCGTGACGCTGACCGCATCATCGGTTTGCTTGAGCTAGAAGAGAACATCGACGCACCGCGTCTAATTATCAACCGCATCCGCCCGCATTTGATGAAAGCGGGAGAAGCGCTGGATATCAATGAAATCACCACTCATTTATCGATCGACTTGTTGGGCATTATTGCAGACGATGAACGCGTCATCTCGAGCTCAAACAAAGGTGAACCGATCGTCATGGACCCATCCAATCCTGCTGCACTCGGCTACCGCAATATTGCGCGCCGCCTGCTAGGGGAATCAGTTCCATTGATGAGTATGGAAAAAGCACCACCAAGCCTGTTTACAAAAATCAAAGCCGTTTTCACGAAATAA
- a CDS encoding nuclease-related domain-containing protein, giving the protein MNDFLLAGMVAAERLPVAHESKQAVLSELKNSLAGESGEQRTATLLKRELHLSGQTIFLSDVHIPYKDGSAQIDLLVVHAEFVCVLEVKNMVGEFYFDSVNFQFHRIIEGRREGMRNPEAQLHRAVRAASGFLGVPVHGVIVLASRSGKVVEAPKHYPIVSLDYLPFHLELLAQGSKLFDAAALTLKLQGLPTRNSNRSWLERHRITLDSLRLGVTCPTCRNCSLEWQERKWSCAACGFYSRDAHEVTLQEYALLFGNELDTGVAYRLLGVKNKYILYRLLEKTALHSEVRGKRKIVENRELLRNYFGQVYR; this is encoded by the coding sequence ATGAACGATTTTTTATTGGCAGGGATGGTTGCAGCAGAACGGTTGCCTGTAGCGCATGAATCAAAGCAAGCTGTTTTGTCTGAGCTGAAAAATTCGTTAGCAGGTGAGAGCGGTGAGCAACGGACCGCTACTTTATTGAAAAGAGAACTGCATTTGTCAGGTCAAACCATTTTCTTAAGTGATGTTCATATACCTTATAAGGATGGCTCGGCACAAATCGATCTGTTAGTGGTTCATGCGGAATTTGTTTGTGTGTTGGAAGTGAAAAATATGGTCGGCGAGTTTTACTTTGATTCGGTGAATTTCCAGTTTCACCGAATCATCGAGGGCCGCAGGGAAGGGATGCGCAATCCGGAAGCGCAGCTCCACCGGGCAGTGCGTGCAGCCAGCGGATTTCTCGGCGTCCCGGTGCATGGTGTGATCGTCCTTGCAAGCCGGTCAGGGAAAGTGGTGGAAGCGCCCAAGCATTATCCTATCGTGTCGCTCGATTATCTGCCTTTTCATCTCGAACTTTTGGCGCAGGGCTCGAAGCTTTTCGATGCAGCGGCACTGACTCTTAAACTGCAGGGGTTGCCGACGCGCAATTCCAACCGTTCTTGGCTCGAGCGGCATCGCATCACCTTGGATTCATTGCGCCTCGGCGTGACTTGTCCGACCTGCCGCAATTGTTCGTTGGAATGGCAAGAGCGCAAATGGAGCTGTGCTGCTTGCGGATTTTATTCGCGGGATGCACACGAAGTGACGCTCCAGGAATATGCGCTACTGTTCGGAAATGAACTCGACACGGGGGTAGCTTACCGACTGCTCGGCGTGAAAAATAAATACATTCTCTACCGGCTGCTGGAAAAGACAGCTCTTCATAGCGAAGTGCGTGGCAAGCGGAAAATTGTCGAGAACCGGGAGCTGCTGCGGAACTATTTCGGGCAAGTATATCGTTGA
- the rplU gene encoding 50S ribosomal protein L21, with product MYAIIETGGKQIKVEAGQEIYVEKLTGEAGDVITFDKVLFVGGDDTKVGVPFVKGATVTAKVVKSGRAKKITVFTYKAKKNFHKKQGHRQPYTKLTVDAINL from the coding sequence ATGTACGCGATTATTGAAACTGGTGGAAAACAAATCAAAGTTGAAGCAGGCCAAGAAATCTATGTTGAGAAATTGACTGGAGAAGCTGGTGATGTTATTACATTTGATAAAGTTCTATTTGTAGGCGGAGATGATACTAAAGTGGGTGTTCCTTTTGTTAAAGGAGCTACTGTTACGGCTAAAGTTGTAAAAAGCGGCCGCGCTAAAAAGATCACAGTCTTCACATACAAAGCTAAAAAGAACTTCCATAAAAAACAAGGTCACCGTCAGCCATATACAAAATTGACTGTCGATGCAATTAACCTGTAA
- a CDS encoding ribosomal-processing cysteine protease Prp — MIRVTVKETSKRISSFEMSGHADYAEHGQDLVCAGASAVSFGAVNAIMELTGIEPDIQQANSGFLKVSFPQNLDDKTDEQVQLLVRAMIVSLKTIEQDYEEYINITFTA; from the coding sequence ATGATACGAGTAACTGTAAAAGAAACGTCAAAACGCATTTCGTCTTTTGAAATGTCGGGCCATGCGGATTATGCTGAACATGGGCAAGACCTCGTATGTGCTGGAGCGTCCGCTGTCTCATTTGGAGCGGTGAACGCCATCATGGAGCTGACGGGAATCGAACCGGACATTCAGCAGGCAAACAGCGGCTTTTTAAAAGTCAGTTTTCCACAGAACCTGGATGATAAGACGGACGAGCAGGTTCAACTGCTGGTACGCGCAATGATTGTTTCATTAAAAACGATTGAACAAGACTATGAAGAATATATTAATATAACCTTCACAGCTTAG
- the rpmA gene encoding 50S ribosomal protein L27: MLRLDLQFFASKKGVGSTRNGRDSESKRLGAKRADGQEVTGGSILYRQRGTKIYPGENVGRGGDDTLFSKIDGVVRFERYGRDKKKVSVYPVAQEA; the protein is encoded by the coding sequence ATGTTAAGATTAGATCTTCAGTTTTTTGCATCCAAAAAAGGTGTAGGTTCAACGAGAAACGGACGTGACTCAGAATCTAAACGCCTTGGCGCAAAACGTGCAGACGGCCAAGAAGTTACTGGTGGTTCGATTTTATACCGTCAACGCGGTACTAAAATTTATCCGGGTGAGAACGTTGGACGCGGCGGAGACGATACACTTTTCTCTAAAATCGACGGAGTTGTACGTTTCGAACGTTACGGACGCGATAAGAAAAAAGTTAGCGTATATCCAGTTGCACAAGAAGCTTAA
- a CDS encoding Spo0B domain-containing protein, producing the protein MEKTMTVAQSLRHARHDYLNELQLIKLNLDLGRLQEAQVIIRSHAEAAMHASRLSDIGLPLTEEWLLTANWRFPECCFHVECLAVKAPSHLDAAFRRFLESFVETAKERLDSYQAFHGTILLISTTASFEMNITCPGNWLNLELSEAPGFTVRKECSEDSTMIAVRAQMEG; encoded by the coding sequence ATGGAAAAAACAATGACAGTGGCACAATCGCTTCGGCATGCGCGCCATGATTATTTAAATGAACTGCAATTGATCAAATTGAATTTGGATCTTGGCCGTCTTCAAGAGGCACAGGTGATAATTCGTTCGCATGCCGAAGCGGCTATGCATGCCAGCCGGTTGTCCGACATTGGGCTGCCGCTGACAGAGGAATGGCTGTTGACTGCAAATTGGCGCTTTCCTGAATGCTGTTTTCATGTAGAGTGTCTGGCGGTTAAGGCGCCCTCGCATTTGGATGCGGCGTTTCGGCGTTTTCTGGAGAGTTTTGTGGAAACGGCCAAAGAACGCCTGGATTCATATCAGGCATTCCATGGCACAATTTTGTTGATTTCCACTACTGCATCTTTTGAAATGAACATCACATGTCCGGGAAATTGGCTGAATTTGGAACTATCGGAAGCACCAGGATTTACGGTACGAAAAGAGTGCAGCGAAGACAGCACAATGATAGCTGTTCGTGCACAGATGGAGGGATAA
- the obgE gene encoding GTPase ObgE, with amino-acid sequence MFVDHVKVYVRGGDGGDGMVAFRREKYVPNGGPAGGDGGKGGNIVFIVEEGLRTLMDFRYKRIFKAERGTHGMSSNKHGAKAEDTLIKVPPGTVVKDVDSGETIADLVEHGQTAVIAKGGRGGRGNSRFATPANPAPELSEKGEPGFERNVILELKVLADAGLVGFPSVGKSTLLSVVSAAKPKIAEYHFTTIVPNLGMVETEDQRSFVMADLPGLIEGAHEGIGLGHQFLRHIERTRVIIHVIDMSGLEGRDPYEDYVTINEELKQYNMRLTERPQLIVANKMDMPDSEENLAKFSEKLPEDARIFPISALSRKGLNNLLFAIADVIEVTSEFPLIDDTEEDSESTVLYKHETDADGFSITRESDGAFVLTGYAIERMFKMTDFSREDSIRRFARQMRGMGIDDALRERGAENGDTVRLLEFEFEFMD; translated from the coding sequence ATGTTTGTCGATCACGTAAAAGTTTATGTTAGAGGTGGCGACGGCGGGGATGGCATGGTTGCATTCCGTCGCGAAAAATATGTACCGAACGGCGGACCTGCCGGCGGAGATGGCGGGAAAGGCGGAAATATCGTCTTTATCGTCGAAGAAGGATTGCGGACGCTGATGGATTTCCGTTACAAGCGGATTTTTAAAGCAGAGCGCGGAACACACGGCATGAGTTCTAATAAACACGGTGCCAAAGCCGAAGATACATTGATCAAAGTTCCACCGGGCACAGTTGTTAAAGACGTCGATTCAGGCGAAACGATTGCCGACTTGGTAGAGCATGGCCAAACTGCAGTCATCGCTAAAGGCGGACGCGGCGGACGCGGGAATTCCCGTTTCGCAACACCCGCAAACCCTGCACCGGAGCTTTCTGAAAAAGGCGAACCAGGCTTTGAACGCAATGTCATCTTGGAATTGAAAGTGTTGGCAGATGCCGGACTTGTTGGATTCCCAAGTGTCGGGAAATCGACGCTGTTGTCAGTCGTGTCAGCTGCCAAACCAAAAATCGCTGAATATCATTTCACAACGATCGTTCCGAATCTCGGCATGGTCGAAACGGAAGACCAGCGCAGCTTTGTTATGGCCGATCTTCCAGGATTGATTGAAGGCGCACACGAAGGAATCGGCCTTGGCCATCAATTCCTGCGCCACATTGAACGGACGCGTGTCATTATCCACGTCATTGATATGTCCGGTCTTGAAGGACGCGACCCTTACGAAGATTATGTCACGATTAACGAAGAATTAAAGCAATACAATATGCGTTTGACAGAACGTCCGCAATTGATTGTAGCGAACAAAATGGATATGCCGGATTCTGAAGAGAACCTAGCAAAATTCAGTGAAAAGCTGCCTGAGGATGCCCGTATTTTCCCAATCTCTGCATTGTCGCGCAAAGGCTTGAACAATTTATTGTTCGCGATTGCCGACGTCATTGAAGTGACCTCAGAGTTCCCATTGATTGATGATACGGAAGAAGATTCAGAAAGCACGGTCTTGTATAAACACGAAACCGATGCCGACGGCTTTAGTATTACGCGTGAGTCTGATGGAGCATTTGTATTGACCGGTTATGCGATTGAACGGATGTTCAAGATGACTGATTTCTCGCGTGAAGATTCGATTCGCAGATTTGCCCGCCAAATGCGCGGTATGGGAATTGACGATGCTCTTCGTGAACGCGGAGCGGAAAACGGCGACACAGTTCGCTTGCTTGAATTCGAATTCGAATTTATGGATTGA
- a CDS encoding ACT domain-containing protein: protein MKDISEQRYYLVREDVLTEAMQKTLEVKKMLQNDRISIMDAVNKTGLSRSAFYKYRDAVFPFHSIVKERILTVFLQLEDRSGTLATLLQAVAENGCNILTIHQTIPIQGRANVTLSLDVTAMDGDLDVFLQQLKKLDFVESADVVSSGLS, encoded by the coding sequence ATGAAGGATATTTCGGAACAACGGTATTATTTAGTGCGTGAAGACGTGTTGACAGAAGCGATGCAAAAAACGCTTGAAGTGAAAAAAATGCTGCAGAATGATCGCATTTCCATCATGGACGCGGTCAATAAGACAGGTCTTTCGCGCTCTGCGTTTTATAAATATCGAGACGCTGTATTTCCGTTCCATTCGATTGTCAAAGAACGGATCTTGACGGTTTTCTTGCAATTAGAAGACCGCTCTGGAACGCTCGCGACACTTTTGCAGGCAGTCGCCGAAAACGGCTGCAATATTTTGACCATCCACCAGACCATTCCAATACAGGGACGGGCGAACGTCACTTTGTCTCTGGATGTAACGGCGATGGACGGGGATTTGGACGTATTTTTGCAACAGCTGAAAAAGCTCGATTTCGTCGAGTCGGCTGATGTGGTATCAAGCGGATTATCTTAA
- the pheA gene encoding prephenate dehydratase, with protein sequence MTGQADKKRISYLGPEASFTHLAAKKVFPEGALVPFTTIPECIEAVAEGSVDYAVVPLENALEGSVPLTVDYLFHEAQLYVTAEVLSSIEQHLLVHPDNRNAESFEAIYSHPHALAQCHKYLFYTYKNTPLEQYSSTAAAAKMVSELPERNIAAIGNEFSAHKYGLDILQRDIHDFHFNHTRFFVLSKSDHKLTDPTHDDQIKTTLMITPPDDDRSGVLHQILSVFAWRRLNLSKIESRPLKTGLGDYFFIADVLADEKDAMMRGAFEELAALGCTVKTLGSYYTYK encoded by the coding sequence ATGACTGGACAAGCTGATAAAAAACGAATCTCATATTTAGGGCCGGAAGCGTCATTTACTCACCTTGCGGCCAAAAAAGTTTTCCCTGAAGGTGCCTTGGTGCCATTTACAACCATCCCTGAATGCATAGAAGCAGTGGCAGAAGGCAGCGTAGACTACGCTGTCGTGCCGCTGGAAAATGCGTTGGAAGGATCTGTTCCATTGACAGTGGATTATTTATTCCACGAAGCGCAATTGTACGTAACGGCCGAAGTGTTATCTTCGATCGAACAGCATTTGTTGGTACACCCTGATAACCGCAACGCGGAATCGTTTGAAGCGATTTATTCGCATCCGCATGCATTGGCGCAATGCCACAAATACCTTTTTTATACATATAAGAATACACCTTTAGAACAATACAGCTCAACAGCTGCTGCGGCTAAAATGGTCTCTGAATTGCCGGAGCGCAATATCGCGGCCATCGGCAATGAGTTCTCTGCTCATAAATACGGGCTGGACATTCTGCAGCGCGATATCCACGATTTTCATTTTAACCACACACGCTTTTTCGTGTTGTCAAAATCCGATCACAAGCTGACAGACCCGACTCATGACGATCAAATCAAAACGACGTTGATGATCACGCCGCCAGACGATGACCGTTCGGGTGTTCTGCACCAAATCCTGTCCGTTTTTGCATGGCGCCGGCTGAACTTGAGCAAAATTGAGTCGCGTCCATTGAAGACGGGTCTCGGCGATTATTTTTTTATCGCCGATGTGCTAGCAGATGAAAAAGACGCCATGATGCGAGGTGCGTTTGAAGAACTTGCGGCTCTGGGCTGCACGGTGAAAACGCTTGGTTCGTATTATACGTATAAATAA
- a CDS encoding transcription repressor NadR, giving the protein MKKLLGEQRRQFLLDKIKTSTQPLTGSELAALANVSRQVIVGDMTLLKAKGEPIIATSQGYLFLAERMTEQASRRIACRHQPEDTERELKLLVQAGVTVKDVSIEHPVYGELTAGIHVSNVQDVEAFMKRVRDTGASYLLELTDGTHLHTITAPDNTTLEKAVNVMRDNGFLLEETE; this is encoded by the coding sequence ATGAAAAAACTACTCGGCGAACAGCGGCGCCAATTTCTGCTGGACAAAATAAAAACTTCTACACAGCCCTTAACCGGCAGCGAACTGGCTGCACTTGCGAATGTATCACGCCAAGTCATCGTCGGTGACATGACGCTGCTAAAAGCAAAAGGCGAGCCGATCATCGCCACGAGCCAAGGCTATTTGTTCCTAGCTGAGCGCATGACCGAACAAGCCAGCCGGCGCATTGCTTGCCGTCACCAGCCTGAAGACACCGAACGCGAATTAAAGCTGCTGGTGCAAGCTGGCGTTACCGTCAAAGACGTCTCGATTGAGCATCCCGTCTACGGGGAACTGACAGCCGGCATCCACGTCTCGAACGTCCAGGACGTCGAAGCCTTCATGAAGCGCGTCCGGGATACGGGAGCCAGCTACTTGTTGGAATTAACAGACGGCACGCATCTCCACACCATTACTGCTCCCGACAACACGACGCTTGAAAAAGCTGTCAACGTCATGCGGGACAATGGATTTTTATTGGAGGAAACTGAATAA
- the ruvA gene encoding Holliday junction branch migration protein RuvA — translation MYDYIKGKVTRVTPEYLVIEQQGIGWQIFAPNPYSFGSEDLQVFLHHHVREDAQLLFGFPTFEQRELFRKLISVSGIGPKGALAILASGQPQHVIEAIEREDESYLVKFPGVGKKTARQMILDLKGKLTEFFGDSFGSEETNTLLSSDQSELEEAMLALGALGYSEREIIKVKPQLRDLDLDTEGFMKKALQLLLKQN, via the coding sequence ATGTACGATTACATAAAAGGCAAGGTTACACGCGTAACACCGGAATATTTAGTGATCGAACAGCAAGGAATCGGCTGGCAAATTTTTGCGCCAAATCCGTATTCATTCGGTTCGGAGGATTTGCAGGTATTCCTGCATCACCATGTCCGAGAAGATGCGCAGCTGCTGTTCGGTTTCCCTACATTTGAGCAGCGGGAGTTGTTCCGCAAGCTAATTTCGGTATCGGGCATCGGTCCAAAAGGCGCATTAGCTATTTTAGCAAGTGGACAACCGCAGCATGTTATCGAAGCGATCGAGCGGGAAGATGAATCGTATTTGGTGAAATTCCCGGGAGTCGGCAAGAAAACGGCACGCCAGATGATTTTAGACTTGAAAGGCAAGCTGACCGAGTTTTTCGGCGATTCTTTCGGTTCGGAAGAAACCAATACCCTGCTGTCGAGTGATCAGTCAGAGCTGGAAGAAGCGATGCTGGCACTTGGAGCATTGGGTTACTCAGAACGTGAAATCATCAAAGTCAAACCGCAACTGCGAGACCTGGATCTTGATACAGAAGGATTTATGAAAAAAGCTTTGCAGCTGCTGCTTAAGCAAAATTGA
- the ruvB gene encoding Holliday junction branch migration DNA helicase RuvB: MEERIIDGEVSEFDDRFEQSLRPQLLSQYIGQQKVKHNLQIFIQAAKMRQESLDHVLLYGPPGLGKTTLAAVIANEMEVNVKMTSGPAIERPGDLAAIVSSLEPGDVLFIDEIHRLNRSIEEVLYPAMEDFCLDIVVGKGPTARSVRLDLPPFTLIGATTRAGALSAPLRDRFGVLSRLDYYDTEALTEIVVRSSKLFEADIDPNAAVEIARRSRGTPRIANRLLKRVRDYAQVRGTGSITMDMAEQALEMLQVDPLGLDHIDHKLLMGMIERFRGGPVGLDTIAASIGEESTTIEDVYEPYLLQIGFIQRTPRGRTVTQLAYEHFKMEMPE; this comes from the coding sequence ATGGAAGAACGCATCATAGACGGTGAGGTTTCGGAGTTTGATGACCGCTTTGAGCAATCGCTGCGTCCGCAATTGCTGTCGCAGTATATTGGCCAACAAAAAGTAAAGCATAATCTCCAGATTTTCATCCAAGCCGCAAAAATGCGCCAGGAAAGTTTGGACCATGTGCTGTTATATGGGCCTCCTGGACTCGGGAAAACGACATTGGCTGCCGTCATTGCCAATGAAATGGAAGTCAACGTCAAAATGACCAGTGGGCCAGCCATCGAGCGCCCGGGTGATTTGGCGGCCATCGTGTCGTCATTAGAGCCTGGTGATGTGTTGTTCATTGATGAAATCCACCGCTTGAACCGCTCGATCGAAGAAGTGTTGTATCCGGCAATGGAGGATTTCTGTCTGGATATCGTGGTTGGCAAGGGACCGACAGCACGATCTGTCCGCCTTGATTTGCCGCCGTTTACTTTGATCGGTGCAACGACGCGTGCTGGCGCCCTATCTGCGCCGCTGCGTGACCGTTTCGGCGTCCTGTCACGGCTCGATTATTACGACACAGAAGCTTTGACGGAAATCGTTGTTCGCAGTTCGAAACTGTTCGAAGCGGACATCGATCCGAATGCCGCTGTTGAAATTGCTCGTCGTTCTCGTGGAACCCCCCGTATTGCCAATCGTCTGCTGAAACGCGTTCGTGATTATGCACAAGTGCGCGGAACTGGCTCTATCACAATGGACATGGCAGAGCAGGCATTGGAGATGCTGCAAGTCGATCCACTTGGACTTGACCATATTGACCATAAACTATTGATGGGCATGATCGAACGTTTCCGAGGCGGTCCGGTTGGGCTGGACACGATCGCTGCAAGCATCGGGGAAGAGTCGACGACGATTGAAGACGTCTATGAACCTTATTTGCTGCAGATCGGTTTTATCCAGCGCACGCCAAGAGGTCGCACGGTAACGCAGCTTGCCTACGAACACTTTAAAATGGAGATGCCTGAATGA